One genomic window of Trichlorobacter lovleyi includes the following:
- a CDS encoding TlpA disulfide reductase family protein, translating into MKKLLVLLCCAVALTAGCSKDKSAAPSKAPAEKSQAPEISVVSLDNQQLTLAALKGKVVLLNFWATWCPPCREEIPSMIKLNTFMAGKPFQMVCVSVDEGGKQAVQEFLKNSKYSLPAYTDPSGQVAKTYGITGVPETFVIDKNGIIVKKVIGGLDWNSPEVIAFLEGLMK; encoded by the coding sequence ATGAAAAAGTTGCTGGTACTGCTTTGCTGTGCTGTTGCCCTTACCGCCGGTTGCAGCAAGGACAAGTCTGCCGCCCCTTCCAAGGCCCCTGCTGAGAAGAGTCAGGCCCCCGAGATCAGTGTGGTCTCGCTTGACAACCAGCAGTTGACCCTGGCCGCCCTGAAGGGAAAGGTGGTGCTGCTTAATTTCTGGGCCACCTGGTGTCCTCCCTGCCGGGAAGAGATCCCTTCCATGATCAAGCTGAACACGTTTATGGCAGGTAAGCCGTTTCAGATGGTCTGCGTTTCGGTTGATGAAGGGGGCAAACAGGCGGTACAGGAGTTTTTGAAAAATTCAAAATACTCGCTGCCTGCCTATACCGACCCAAGCGGACAGGTTGCCAAGACCTACGGTATTACCGGGGTACCTGAGACCTTTGTGATCGACAAGAACGGTATAATTGTCAAAAAGGTGATTGGCGGCCTGGACTGGAACAGCCCTGAAGTGATCGCCTTTCTTGAAGGACTGATGAAGTAG
- a CDS encoding polyprenyl synthetase family protein, whose amino-acid sequence MQAALELIGEDLKQVEEQFRKDLESDVPLIRKVGEYVLASGGKRIRPAMLLLAARLCEYQGNQAIPLASVVEFIHTATLLHDDVVDSATLRRGLASANTLWGNEASVLIGDFLFSKSFSLMVAAGSLDVLRVMSKATTVIAEGEVLQLLYTGEVELTEQQYIEVVRAKTAVLLSAACQCGAILGGVSPEQEQALADFGMELGIAFQLMDDILDYTASEEEFGKSIGHDLEEGKLTLPLIHALRGCSDEEREAVSAIIEKDELTPEDFRLVSGLVQSYGGIEYTVEKARDCVANCARHLSCFPANSCKAALLDLAEYVVTRNR is encoded by the coding sequence ATGCAGGCTGCGTTAGAACTGATTGGTGAAGATCTCAAACAGGTCGAGGAACAGTTCAGAAAAGATCTTGAGTCTGATGTTCCGCTTATCCGCAAGGTTGGCGAATATGTCCTTGCCAGCGGCGGAAAGCGCATACGTCCCGCCATGCTGCTGCTGGCCGCCCGTTTGTGTGAGTACCAAGGCAATCAGGCCATCCCTCTGGCAAGCGTGGTTGAGTTTATCCACACCGCCACCCTGCTGCATGACGACGTTGTTGACAGTGCCACCCTGCGCCGTGGACTTGCCTCTGCCAATACCCTCTGGGGTAACGAGGCCTCGGTTCTGATCGGCGACTTCCTTTTCTCCAAATCATTTTCCCTGATGGTCGCTGCCGGCAGTCTTGATGTGCTGCGGGTCATGTCCAAGGCCACCACCGTTATTGCTGAAGGGGAGGTGCTGCAGCTGCTGTATACCGGCGAGGTGGAACTCACCGAGCAGCAGTATATCGAGGTGGTGCGTGCCAAGACGGCGGTACTGCTGTCTGCGGCCTGTCAGTGTGGTGCCATTCTGGGCGGGGTTTCTCCGGAACAGGAACAGGCGCTGGCAGACTTTGGCATGGAGCTGGGGATCGCCTTCCAGCTGATGGACGACATCCTTGACTACACGGCCTCTGAAGAGGAGTTCGGCAAGAGCATCGGCCACGACCTTGAAGAAGGCAAGCTGACGTTGCCTCTGATCCATGCCCTGCGTGGCTGCAGCGATGAAGAGCGTGAGGCGGTAAGCGCCATTATTGAAAAAGACGAGCTGACCCCCGAAGACTTCCGCCTGGTTTCAGGTCTGGTGCAGAGCTACGGCGGTATTGAGTACACGGTTGAAAAAGCCCGTGATTGTGTTGCAAACTGTGCACGACATCTCTCCTGTTTTCCTGCCAATAGCTGCAAGGCAGCACTGCTGGATCTGGCTGAATATGTGGTAACGCGCAACCGTTAA
- a CDS encoding DEAD/DEAH box helicase produces the protein MKFSDLSLPAQVLQGIHQAGFSACTPIQAQTLPLSLSGKDVAGQAQTGTGKTAAFLITLFTKLLASQSETAAGSLPRPRALILAPTRELVVQIEKDAQLLGSHCGFNIQAIYGGVDYMKQKNALKDGADVVIGTPGRLIDYLKQKVYSLKHIEMLVIDEADRMFDMGFIPDLRYILRRLPPFDQRQNLMFSATLNQRVMELSYEFMNVPQKVSVTPEKMTAERVEQVLYHVSNKEKFPLLLGLLRREGMARTMLFVNTKREAERLQDRLNANEFPCRVISGDVDQRKRMNILEQFKRGELAILIATDVASRGLHIDGVSHVINYDLPQDAEDYVHRIGRTARAGAEGKAISLADEDGAFYIEAIEEYIRHKVAVEWAEDDLFMHDYKRPKHRPAPVASTKQPHGQRHKPKDQKSTPRKTAAASPPEGEKKKRRPRRRKPGGSAAPSEGTVKTD, from the coding sequence ATGAAATTCAGTGATCTTTCGCTCCCCGCGCAGGTGCTGCAGGGGATCCATCAGGCCGGGTTCAGTGCCTGTACGCCGATTCAGGCCCAAACGCTCCCCCTGTCACTAAGCGGCAAGGATGTTGCCGGACAGGCGCAGACCGGCACCGGCAAGACCGCTGCCTTCCTGATCACCCTCTTCACCAAGCTGCTTGCCTCACAATCCGAAACCGCCGCCGGCAGTCTGCCGCGCCCGCGGGCCCTGATTCTGGCACCGACCCGCGAGCTGGTTGTCCAGATTGAAAAAGATGCCCAGTTGCTGGGCAGCCACTGCGGCTTTAACATCCAGGCCATTTATGGCGGCGTTGATTATATGAAGCAGAAAAACGCCCTGAAAGACGGTGCAGACGTCGTTATCGGCACGCCGGGACGCCTGATCGACTACCTGAAGCAAAAGGTCTATTCCCTGAAACATATTGAGATGCTGGTGATTGACGAGGCGGACCGGATGTTCGACATGGGCTTCATCCCGGACCTGCGCTATATCCTGCGCCGGCTGCCCCCCTTTGATCAACGCCAGAATCTGATGTTTTCAGCCACCCTGAACCAGCGGGTGATGGAACTTTCCTATGAATTCATGAATGTGCCGCAGAAGGTCTCGGTCACCCCGGAAAAGATGACGGCCGAACGGGTTGAGCAGGTGCTCTATCACGTTTCCAACAAGGAAAAGTTCCCCTTGCTGCTTGGCCTGCTACGGCGTGAAGGGATGGCCCGGACCATGCTCTTTGTCAACACCAAACGGGAGGCAGAGCGGTTACAGGACCGGCTGAATGCAAACGAGTTTCCCTGCCGGGTTATTTCCGGGGATGTTGATCAACGCAAGCGGATGAATATTCTTGAACAGTTCAAGCGGGGGGAGCTGGCAATTCTGATTGCCACGGATGTTGCCTCACGGGGGCTGCATATTGACGGCGTTTCCCATGTCATCAACTACGACCTGCCGCAGGATGCCGAGGACTACGTCCACCGGATCGGCCGGACCGCACGGGCTGGGGCTGAGGGCAAGGCGATCTCGCTGGCCGATGAAGACGGGGCCTTTTATATCGAGGCGATTGAGGAGTATATCAGACACAAGGTGGCTGTAGAATGGGCTGAAGACGACCTTTTCATGCACGACTACAAGCGGCCGAAGCACCGTCCGGCGCCGGTTGCCTCAACCAAGCAGCCCCACGGGCAACGTCACAAGCCCAAAGATCAGAAAAGCACGCCACGCAAAACAGCTGCAGCCTCTCCGCCGGAAGGAGAAAAAAAGAAACGCCGCCCGCGCCGGAGAAAACCGGGGGGCAGCGCCGCTCCAAGCGAGGGGACCGTCAAAACCGACTAG
- a CDS encoding zinc-ribbon domain-containing protein, with product MRIECPNCKASGTMNDLEIPDDGMMLACPRCKESFRVEKPRKKATSAFATNTCPSCGYSTFCEEVFDECPHCGMDVKTVAAKKREEEALKREQELLNRNCRPDTVVAVPLPAAAKAPAAPAVKEKTAISLAGFANGFDPVAAVGWGVAVWAAVFLLVGGWEVIGYLGTDIQAQLSEQSVEPVSAWQVFWGYGFLPWVKLLYGLAVLSAAFGFLQRATWGMQGVQQVVMASLVLAPVYEVGLYVVWIVKSIAPPWWAYLVEGFSALLVSALWMVPLYFLLLYLKADSFKRVYQQG from the coding sequence GTGCGTATAGAGTGTCCCAACTGCAAGGCAAGCGGAACCATGAATGACCTTGAGATCCCTGATGATGGGATGATGCTCGCCTGTCCGCGTTGTAAGGAGAGTTTTCGGGTTGAGAAGCCGCGTAAAAAGGCGACCTCTGCCTTTGCCACCAATACCTGCCCTTCCTGCGGCTACAGCACGTTCTGCGAAGAGGTCTTTGACGAATGTCCCCACTGTGGGATGGATGTTAAGACCGTGGCTGCCAAAAAACGGGAGGAAGAGGCGCTCAAGCGGGAGCAGGAGCTGCTGAACCGGAACTGCCGCCCTGACACGGTGGTCGCCGTGCCGTTGCCGGCTGCCGCTAAAGCACCGGCTGCGCCAGCTGTGAAGGAAAAAACGGCCATCAGCCTGGCCGGCTTTGCCAATGGTTTTGATCCGGTCGCTGCCGTGGGCTGGGGGGTGGCAGTCTGGGCAGCCGTTTTCCTGCTGGTGGGGGGCTGGGAGGTAATCGGTTACCTTGGTACCGACATTCAGGCGCAGCTGTCGGAACAGTCTGTTGAGCCGGTTTCGGCCTGGCAGGTCTTCTGGGGCTATGGCTTTCTGCCCTGGGTAAAGCTGCTCTACGGTCTGGCTGTCCTGTCTGCTGCGTTTGGTTTCCTGCAGCGCGCAACATGGGGCATGCAAGGGGTACAGCAGGTTGTCATGGCCTCGCTGGTGCTGGCACCAGTCTATGAGGTGGGGCTGTACGTCGTCTGGATCGTGAAATCGATTGCCCCCCCCTGGTGGGCCTATCTCGTGGAAGGTTTCAGCGCCTTGCTGGTTTCAGCGCTTTGGATGGTGCCGCTGTATTTTCTGTTGCTGTACCTCAAGGCAGATAGTTTTAAACGGGTGTACCAGCAGGGCTAG
- the thrC gene encoding threonine synthase, producing MRYLSTRGGIAPVRFKDAVMMGLANDGGLLLPESIPVFSAAELESWRSLNYPQLAFEIISRFVDDIPASELRALIDRSYATFSHPEVTPVVQKDGVYILELFHGVTLAFKDVALQFLGNLFEYILQERHEQLTIVGATSGDTGSAAIHGVRGKAGISIFILHPHGKTSPVQALQMTSVLDENVHNIAVDGTFDDCQDIVKELMGDLEFKQKYSLGAVNSINWARVLAQVVYYIYAWLRVAQQGQKVVFSVPTGNFGDIFAGYVAQQMGLPVEKLLLATNENNILTRFINQGDYSVGTVVQTLSPSMDIQVASNFERYLFYLFKQDAARVSAAFAQLKTEGKISFSQQELQQARQDFRSASVDRQATLETIRQFKHDTGYLLDPHTAVGVRAAQELVADDTPVVCLSTAHPAKFGEAVVEATGEAVPVPPAIARLEGLPTRCVRMQADAGQVREFIISTVG from the coding sequence ATGCGTTACCTGAGTACCCGTGGCGGCATTGCGCCGGTACGTTTTAAAGATGCGGTTATGATGGGGTTGGCCAACGACGGCGGCCTTTTGCTGCCGGAGTCGATTCCTGTCTTTTCTGCTGCAGAGCTGGAGTCCTGGCGCTCTCTGAACTACCCGCAACTTGCCTTCGAGATTATTTCACGTTTTGTTGATGACATACCGGCCAGTGAGCTGCGGGCTCTGATTGATCGTTCTTACGCCACCTTCAGCCACCCGGAGGTGACGCCGGTCGTGCAGAAAGACGGCGTCTATATCCTGGAGCTGTTCCACGGCGTCACCCTGGCCTTCAAAGATGTTGCCCTGCAGTTTCTGGGCAACCTGTTTGAGTATATCCTGCAGGAGCGGCATGAGCAGCTGACCATTGTGGGGGCAACCTCCGGTGACACCGGCAGTGCAGCCATTCATGGCGTACGGGGCAAGGCCGGCATCAGCATCTTCATCCTGCACCCCCATGGTAAGACCTCGCCGGTACAGGCCCTGCAAATGACGTCGGTGCTGGATGAAAATGTCCACAATATTGCCGTGGACGGGACCTTCGATGACTGCCAGGATATTGTCAAGGAGCTGATGGGCGACCTGGAGTTTAAGCAGAAATACTCGCTTGGGGCGGTGAATTCAATCAACTGGGCCCGGGTGCTGGCCCAGGTGGTGTATTATATCTACGCCTGGCTGCGGGTGGCACAACAGGGGCAGAAGGTGGTCTTCTCGGTTCCCACCGGAAATTTCGGGGATATCTTTGCCGGCTATGTGGCACAGCAGATGGGGCTGCCGGTTGAAAAACTGCTGCTGGCCACCAATGAAAACAATATCCTGACCCGTTTCATCAATCAGGGGGATTACTCGGTCGGTACGGTGGTGCAAACCCTGTCGCCATCCATGGATATTCAGGTCGCCTCCAACTTTGAGCGCTACCTCTTTTATCTCTTCAAGCAGGATGCAGCCCGGGTTTCTGCCGCCTTTGCCCAGCTCAAGACCGAGGGGAAAATCAGCTTCAGCCAGCAAGAGCTGCAGCAGGCCCGTCAGGATTTCCGGTCTGCCTCGGTTGATCGTCAGGCAACCCTGGAGACCATCAGACAGTTTAAGCATGATACCGGCTACCTGTTGGACCCCCACACCGCAGTAGGGGTGCGGGCGGCACAGGAACTGGTTGCGGATGATACGCCGGTGGTCTGTCTGTCCACGGCCCATCCGGCAAAGTTCGGTGAGGCTGTGGTTGAGGCCACCGGTGAAGCGGTTCCGGTTCCGCCGGCCATTGCCCGACTGGAGGGGCTGCCGACCCGTTGTGTGCGGATGCAGGCAGATGCCGGACAGGTGCGAGAATTCATCATTTCTACCGTGGGGTAG
- a CDS encoding YdcF family protein, with protein sequence MKIFKALLSLLMLALLIVTALFIDFTYKTFSARPRQVQADAIVVLAGGKGRVDEGVRLFRERRATWLFLVGVDPTVRKSDLYRPKPGDPSADNVVLEKLSRNTLENAIYGRDILVEHKVRSVLLITSRYHLKRSAILFRNALPPEVAVYPYPVDSSNVKEEWWHHLGTFRLLFSEFYKYCIFRVFFLFSPGELRPVSL encoded by the coding sequence ATGAAAATCTTTAAGGCCCTCCTGTCATTGCTCATGCTGGCACTGCTGATTGTGACAGCGCTTTTTATTGATTTTACCTATAAGACCTTTTCTGCCCGTCCGCGTCAGGTGCAGGCCGATGCGATCGTGGTGCTGGCCGGCGGTAAAGGCAGGGTTGATGAGGGGGTCCGGCTTTTCAGGGAGCGTCGCGCAACCTGGCTCTTTCTGGTGGGGGTGGACCCGACGGTAAGAAAATCAGACCTGTACCGTCCCAAGCCCGGTGACCCGTCTGCTGATAATGTGGTTCTGGAAAAACTGTCGCGGAATACGCTGGAAAATGCCATTTACGGTCGGGATATCCTGGTGGAACACAAGGTCCGCTCGGTGCTGTTGATCACCTCACGCTATCACCTGAAACGTTCGGCCATACTCTTTCGTAACGCCCTTCCCCCGGAAGTTGCGGTGTACCCCTATCCGGTTGACAGCAGCAATGTCAAGGAGGAGTGGTGGCATCATCTGGGCACCTTCCGGCTGCTGTTTTCCGAGTTCTATAAATATTGTATTTTTCGTGTCTTTTTCCTGTTCTCACCGGGAGAGTTGCGACCGGTCAGCCTCTAG
- the rpmB gene encoding 50S ribosomal protein L28 — protein sequence MSRKCEICGKGPSTGNNVSHANNKTRTTWYPNLQKVKAKAANGSVSTIKVCTRCIRSGSVTKAL from the coding sequence ATGTCCAGAAAATGTGAAATTTGCGGTAAAGGCCCCAGCACCGGCAACAATGTGAGCCATGCCAACAACAAGACCCGTACCACCTGGTACCCTAACCTGCAGAAGGTAAAGGCCAAGGCAGCCAACGGCAGTGTGTCCACCATCAAGGTCTGCACACGCTGCATCCGTTCCGGCTCCGTTACCAAGGCTCTGTAG
- a CDS encoding RidA family protein, with the protein MKSIATDKAPAAIGPYSQAVVAGGLLFCSGQIPLDPVSGEMVTGTVEQETGRVMENLRGVLEAAGSDFDQVVKTTIYLTDMADFPLVNQVYGQYFPGVKPARATVAVAALPRGARVEVEAVAIAQN; encoded by the coding sequence ATGAAAAGCATAGCAACTGACAAGGCACCGGCAGCGATCGGTCCGTATTCCCAGGCTGTGGTGGCAGGTGGATTGTTGTTCTGTTCCGGTCAGATTCCGCTTGATCCGGTATCGGGTGAGATGGTCACCGGTACGGTTGAGCAGGAGACCGGGCGGGTGATGGAAAATCTGCGGGGGGTACTTGAGGCCGCCGGTAGCGATTTTGACCAGGTGGTGAAAACGACAATCTATTTAACGGATATGGCTGATTTTCCGCTTGTCAACCAGGTCTACGGCCAGTACTTCCCGGGTGTCAAACCGGCCCGGGCCACGGTTGCCGTTGCTGCCCTGCCGCGGGGAGCGCGGGTTGAAGTAGAGGCGGTCGCGATCGCACAAAACTAA
- a CDS encoding RelA/SpoT family protein, whose translation MIRLNDILDTVVTYNPSADLNLIRKAYVYCAKVHQGQTRLSGEPYIIHPLEVAGLLAGLKLDVPSIVTGFLHDTIEDTLTTSEELAEMFGKEVAELVDGVTKISKIHFKTKEENQAENFRKMLIAMANDIRVILVKLADRLHNMRTLQFQPDTKQRSISRETMDIYAPIAHRLGISWIKTELEDLSFRYLQPDVYFDLATKIQRKKQERESFIHEIQEAIRQKLVEHQIVGEVSGRSKHLYSIYRKMEKRKVDFEEIYDLTALRILVDDIKSCYEVLGLIHSSWRPIPGRFKDYIAMPKGNMYQSLHTTVIGPHGDRMEVQIRTHEMHRVAEAGIAAHWKYKEGKGYDEKEVKRFAWLRQLLEWQQELQDSREFMDSVKVELFPEEVYVFTPKGDVKGFPKGSTPIDFAYAVHTDVGHRCVGAKVNGKLVPLKHELQNGDIVEVITSPHHTPSKDWLKIVRSSRARNKIRAWIKIEERKRSIVLGRELCEKEFRKYSLNLQKVIKGGELRKIANEYGFNSEDDLLAAMGYGKVSAGQVIGKLIPEERLQVRQDQKESRITSVINKLKGRSSSAVEVGGMEDIMIRYAKCCNPLPGDEIVGFITRGQGVTIHTADCPFVAESDPERRIDVTWAKGKSAALPVRLRVFCMDEKGILANMTLAITNAEANIVSAQIKSTVDKRGENIFELNVTDLTHLNKVVNALMKVKGVMKVERVKS comes from the coding sequence ATGATACGCCTGAACGATATCCTTGATACGGTTGTAACCTATAACCCGTCTGCTGATCTGAATCTGATCAGGAAGGCCTACGTGTACTGTGCCAAGGTGCATCAGGGCCAGACCCGCCTTTCCGGTGAGCCGTATATCATTCATCCCCTGGAAGTTGCCGGACTGCTTGCCGGTTTAAAGCTGGATGTGCCCAGCATTGTGACCGGTTTCCTCCATGATACCATCGAAGATACCCTGACCACCTCGGAAGAGCTGGCCGAGATGTTCGGCAAGGAAGTTGCCGAACTGGTTGACGGGGTAACCAAGATCAGTAAGATCCATTTCAAGACCAAGGAAGAGAATCAGGCCGAAAACTTCCGCAAGATGCTGATCGCCATGGCCAATGATATCCGGGTGATCCTGGTGAAGCTGGCTGACCGGCTGCATAACATGCGGACCCTGCAGTTTCAGCCTGATACCAAGCAGCGCTCCATCTCCCGCGAGACCATGGATATCTACGCCCCGATTGCGCACCGCCTGGGGATTTCCTGGATCAAGACCGAGCTTGAGGACCTGTCGTTCAGGTACCTGCAGCCGGATGTCTACTTTGACCTGGCAACCAAGATCCAGCGCAAGAAGCAGGAGCGGGAATCATTCATCCATGAGATTCAGGAGGCCATCCGGCAGAAACTTGTCGAACACCAGATTGTGGGTGAGGTCTCGGGCCGCAGCAAACACCTCTATTCAATCTACCGTAAGATGGAAAAACGGAAGGTGGATTTTGAGGAGATCTATGACCTGACCGCCCTGCGGATTCTGGTGGATGATATCAAGAGCTGCTATGAGGTGCTGGGGCTGATTCATTCTTCCTGGCGGCCGATTCCCGGGCGGTTTAAAGACTATATCGCCATGCCCAAGGGGAATATGTACCAGTCGCTGCATACCACCGTGATCGGCCCACATGGCGACCGGATGGAGGTGCAGATCCGCACCCATGAGATGCACCGGGTGGCTGAGGCAGGGATTGCGGCCCACTGGAAGTACAAGGAAGGCAAGGGCTACGACGAAAAAGAGGTCAAGCGTTTTGCCTGGCTGCGCCAGCTGTTGGAGTGGCAGCAGGAGTTACAGGACTCCCGGGAGTTCATGGACTCGGTCAAGGTTGAGCTGTTTCCCGAGGAGGTCTATGTCTTTACCCCCAAAGGGGATGTGAAGGGCTTCCCCAAGGGTTCCACCCCGATCGACTTCGCCTACGCCGTGCATACCGATGTGGGGCATCGCTGCGTGGGGGCCAAGGTCAACGGCAAGCTGGTACCGTTGAAACATGAACTGCAGAACGGCGATATTGTCGAGGTGATCACCTCCCCCCACCACACGCCCAGCAAAGACTGGCTCAAGATCGTCCGTTCCTCCCGCGCCCGTAACAAGATCCGGGCCTGGATCAAGATTGAGGAGCGCAAGCGCAGTATCGTGCTGGGGCGTGAACTCTGTGAAAAGGAGTTCCGCAAATACTCCCTGAACCTCCAGAAGGTGATCAAGGGGGGGGAGCTCAGGAAGATTGCCAACGAGTATGGTTTCAACAGTGAAGATGATCTGCTGGCGGCCATGGGCTATGGCAAGGTTTCAGCAGGGCAGGTGATCGGCAAGCTGATTCCTGAAGAGCGGCTGCAGGTCCGTCAGGATCAGAAAGAATCCCGCATAACCAGTGTCATCAATAAGTTGAAGGGCCGTTCCTCCAGTGCTGTTGAGGTCGGCGGCATGGAGGATATCATGATCCGCTATGCCAAATGCTGCAACCCGTTGCCCGGCGATGAGATTGTCGGCTTCATCACCCGCGGGCAGGGGGTTACCATTCATACCGCCGACTGCCCCTTTGTTGCCGAGAGTGATCCGGAGCGGCGGATTGATGTGACCTGGGCTAAGGGAAAGAGTGCTGCACTGCCGGTCAGGCTGCGGGTCTTCTGTATGGATGAAAAGGGGATTCTAGCCAATATGACGCTGGCAATCACCAATGCCGAAGCCAATATTGTCAGTGCCCAGATCAAGAGTACCGTCGACAAGCGTGGAGAGAACATCTTTGAGTTGAACGTGACCGACCTGACTCACCTGAACAAGGTTGTGAATGCCTTGATGAAGGTGAAGGGGGTTATGAAGGTGGAGCGGGTAAAAAGCTAG
- the rpoZ gene encoding DNA-directed RNA polymerase subunit omega, with translation MARVTVEDCLEKVDNRFMLVMMASKRVKQLYKGAKPLIDPKNNRHVVTSLREIAAGKLSAELSSKRSA, from the coding sequence ATGGCACGGGTTACTGTTGAAGATTGCCTTGAAAAAGTGGATAACCGCTTCATGCTGGTCATGATGGCCTCCAAACGGGTCAAGCAGCTCTACAAGGGGGCTAAGCCGCTGATTGACCCCAAGAACAACCGCCATGTGGTTACCTCGCTGCGCGAAATTGCTGCCGGTAAGTTGTCGGCTGAGCTGAGCAGCAAGCGTTCTGCATGA
- the gmk gene encoding guanylate kinase has protein sequence MQQEGLLIVISAPSGAGKTTLCNGLVSRFPALKESVSYTTRQPRPGEQDGVDYHFVSIERFKQMIAENGFAEWAEVHGNFYGTAIATLEQARIDGIDILLDIDCQGARILKDRGINGLFVFVLPPSMAELRRRLESRSSDAKEVIERRIERATEEIREARWYDYIVVNDRLDEAHEALASLVTAARHTTARMLGQVSKMFDI, from the coding sequence ATGCAGCAAGAAGGGCTTCTCATCGTTATTTCAGCACCGTCCGGGGCTGGCAAGACAACACTCTGTAACGGGCTGGTCAGCCGTTTTCCTGCACTGAAGGAGTCGGTCAGTTATACGACCCGGCAACCCAGGCCGGGGGAGCAGGATGGTGTTGATTACCATTTTGTCTCGATTGAGCGTTTCAAGCAGATGATTGCTGAAAACGGTTTTGCCGAGTGGGCCGAGGTGCATGGAAATTTTTACGGAACCGCCATTGCGACGCTGGAACAGGCCAGGATTGACGGCATTGATATCCTGCTCGACATTGACTGCCAGGGGGCGCGTATCCTCAAGGACCGCGGTATTAACGGCCTGTTTGTCTTTGTGCTGCCTCCCAGCATGGCAGAGCTGCGGCGCCGGCTTGAATCCCGCTCTTCCGACGCCAAAGAGGTAATCGAACGCCGGATCGAGCGGGCAACCGAGGAGATCCGTGAGGCGCGCTGGTATGATTACATCGTGGTAAACGACCGGCTTGATGAGGCCCACGAGGCCTTGGCGTCACTGGTGACTGCCGCACGCCATACCACGGCACGTATGTTGGGTCAGGTGTCGAAAATGTTTGATATTTGA
- a CDS encoding YicC/YloC family endoribonuclease, whose translation MIKSMTGYGKGESTDHQGRCLVEIKTVNNRYGEVSVKMPRSFLAYEHEVRKAVGGYVKRGKADLFVQWEPAVGEVVVPPLNHGVAKGYHQAFQELAHELHVSAEIPLSLILAQRNVLQESASEDQGDLLPLVLQAVGQALAGLDGMRLREGEALQADLKARRTELAALVAQVRERAPRVVEEYQQKLQQRLEKLLGGTELDPQRLAQEVALLADRCDITEELVRLESHFAQFDETLLLKEPVGRKLDFLMQEINREVNTIGSKANDSAITSLVVQMKAELEKMREQVQNIE comes from the coding sequence ATGATCAAGAGCATGACCGGGTATGGCAAAGGCGAATCAACGGATCATCAGGGCCGTTGTCTGGTTGAGATAAAGACCGTCAATAACCGCTACGGGGAGGTGTCGGTCAAGATGCCGCGCAGTTTTCTGGCCTATGAACATGAGGTACGTAAGGCGGTCGGCGGCTATGTCAAGCGTGGTAAGGCCGATCTGTTTGTACAGTGGGAGCCGGCTGTGGGCGAGGTGGTGGTTCCGCCGCTGAACCACGGGGTTGCCAAGGGGTATCATCAGGCCTTCCAGGAGCTTGCCCATGAGTTGCATGTGTCGGCGGAGATTCCGCTCTCTTTGATACTGGCTCAACGCAATGTGCTGCAGGAGTCGGCCAGTGAGGACCAGGGGGATCTGTTGCCGCTGGTACTGCAGGCAGTTGGGCAGGCCCTTGCCGGTCTGGACGGGATGCGGCTGCGCGAAGGCGAGGCACTGCAGGCTGACCTGAAGGCGCGGCGTACTGAACTGGCGGCCCTGGTTGCCCAGGTGCGGGAACGTGCCCCCCGGGTGGTTGAGGAGTATCAGCAGAAGCTGCAGCAACGGCTAGAGAAGTTGCTGGGCGGGACAGAGCTTGATCCGCAGCGGCTGGCCCAGGAGGTTGCCCTGCTGGCTGACCGTTGTGATATTACGGAAGAACTGGTACGTCTGGAGAGCCACTTTGCCCAGTTTGATGAGACCCTGCTGCTGAAGGAACCGGTTGGGCGCAAGCTTGACTTCCTGATGCAGGAGATCAACCGTGAAGTGAATACCATCGGTTCCAAGGCGAATGATTCCGCCATTACCTCGCTGGTGGTGCAGATGAAGGCGGAGTTGGAGAAGATGCGGGAACAGGTCCAGAACATCGAATAG